GGCCCGCCTGCTGCAGGTGCCCATGGAGCCGGAAGGCGCCATGGAAATTGCCCGCCGCAGCCGCGGCACGCCGCGCATCGCCAACAACCTGCTGCGGCGCGTGCGTGATTACGCGCAGGTGCGCGGCGACGGCCGCATCACCGCCGCCGTGGCCGATCAGGCTCTGGCCATGCTGGAGATTGACGCCTACGGGCTGGATGAAATGGACAAGCGCATCCTCGAAACCATCATGGTCAAGTTTGGCGGCGGCCCGGTGGGCATCAACTCCCTCGCCGTGGCCGTGGGGGAAGAACCGGATACCCTCGAAGAAGTGTATGAGCCGTATTTGATCATGGAAGGTTATCTCCATCGCACCCCCCAGGGACGGGTCATTACCGAGCTGGCCATGAAACGACTCGGACTTAAGCCCGCCAGCCGGCAGGGCAGCCTGTTCTAAGGGGGCTGCCTCAGGTTTACCGCTGCTGTATGAGTGAGCCAGAGCCAGCCAACGCCGGCAATCAATACGCCGCTCAGCGGCTGACCCCCGCCATGTGCCAGGCCCTCCTGGAAAGTCTGGGCGACCGCCTGGTGCTGGTGGACCGTCATCTGCGAGTGCAATGGGGCAACGCCACCTTTGCCCGCCTGGCCGGCTTCTCCCCCGCCAGCCTGGAGGGACAATTCCTCGGCGACCTGCTCAAAGGCGAACACCTGGGGGCCTTGCGGGCGCTCATCCTGCAAGCCTTTGCCGGCCACCCGCAACGTTTGCCATATCTCTGCCTCGACTTTACCCACTCCCACGCCACGGGCTGGTTCACCATCCTCGTGCGGCCGGTGTCCTCCCCTGAAGGCGCGATTTCCGCGGTCCTGTTGCAACTGCGCGAGATGCCCATGGCCGAAGACACCACCGTCCTGCTGCGCGAAAATGGACCGCTTTATCCAGCCCCGCCCGCCAATGAACAGCCGGGCTGTCTCCATGAGCCTTTTCCGGGGTGTTTTTTACGCCCGGAAAACGTGGACCAACAACAGTTGCTGATGCTCCTGAACGCCGCCCGGGAAAGCATACTGCTGCTTGACCGCCAAGGCCGCGTCCTGATTGCCAACCGCACCACCGCCGAGCGGCTGGGGCTGGAAGTGAAGGATTTGGTGGGGCGCAGCATAGCCGACTTTCTGCCCCCGGAAGTGGCCCGCCAGCGTTTCCAATGGGGCGAGCATGCCCTGCAAACCGGCACTTCGGTGTTCTTTGAAGACCAGCGCGCCGGACGCTGGCTGGAGCACCGCTTCACCCCCATCTTCGATGCGGACGGCAAACCCTGCTGCCTCGCCTGTTTCAGCCGGGACATCACCGAGCGCAAAAAGGCCGAGTCCGACCGCGACCAGTTGCTGGCGGAGCTGCTGGAGTTTCAGAGCCGGTTGCGGGCGGTGCTGGAAGGCGCCGGCGAAAGCATTCTGCTGCTCGATGCCGATGGGCGGGTGGTGCTGGCCAATCCCGCCGCCGCCATGCGCCTGGGGGACGCGCCCGGGGAATTGATTGGGCGCAGATTCTGGGACTTTTTGCCCACGGACATCCAAACGGAAACGCAAAGCTTTTTCCAACAGCTCGTGGCCCAGGGAGAGGCAACCACGGTCGAGGGAGAATTCGGCGGGCTATATTACGAAGCCTCGTTCTATCCCGTCCGCGGACCGGGGGAAAAGGTCCTGTACGTGGCGTTGTTTGGCCGCGATGTGACCCCCCGCAAGAAAATGGAGCTGCAGATTGAACACCAGCGCCGCCAGCTCCAAACCCTGTTGGACCACGCGCCCATCTTTCTCTGGGCGATGGACGCGGAGGGCATCATCCAGACCGCTGAAGGCTCGGTGTTGCTCTCGCTGGGGCTGCAACCTCGGCAGGTGGTGGGCGTCTCCATCTTCACCGTGGTGCAGGACCAGCCGGAATTTACCGCCGCCTGCCGGCGCGCGCTGCGGGGCGAACGAGTCTCGCTGCGGCACGAGTGGCATGGCCGGGTGTTTGACACCCGCATCCTGCCGCTCCCGCAAGACCGCGGCGGGGTGCAAAGCAGCGTGGGCATCATGCTGGATGTCACCGGCCGCGTGCAGGCCGAGCGGGCGCTGATGGAACGGCTGGAGTTTGAAAGCACCCTGCTCGCCATCTCCTCCCGGTTTGTCGGCCCGTGCCATCTGGACCAGGCCATCCAGCAATCGCTGGCGGACTTGGGCCGTTTTTGCCAGGCCAGCCGGGCTTACCTGTTTCGTTTCAGCGAGGACGGCAAGTTTATTTCCAACACCCACGAATGGTGCGCCGATGGCGTGCGCCCGGAAATCCAGAACCTGCAAAACCTCCCCCGGGAAAGAGTGCGCTGGAGCATGGACCTGTTGGAACGCCAGGGCGTTCTGCACATTCCCGATGTCTCCCGCCTGCCGCCCGAGGCCCGCCAGGAACAGGAAATTTTGCAGGCGCAAAGCATCACTTCCCTGTTGATGGTGGCCGTGCCAGTGCAGGGGCGTTTCAGCGGCTTTATTGGTTTCGATGATGTGACCGGCATGGTGCGCTGGGGGCCGCAACACGAGGGGGTGCTGCGCCTGTTCTCCGAGGTCCTGGCCAATGTCCTGGAACGCCATCTCGCCGAGGAGGCGCTGCGCACTTCGGAGAACTTCAACCGGGCGATTGTGCAGGCCGCCGCCAGCGGCCTGGCGGTGTTTGACCGCCAACTGCGCTGCCGCTTGTGGAATCCCTATCTTGAGCGCATCACGGGCATTTCCTCGGCCCAGGCCATGGGACAATACCTGCAGGCCATGATTTGGCTGGCGGGCGACCAAACCCCCGAAGAACTCCTGCGCCGCGCCCTGGCCGGGGAAGTCCGCGAAGGCGCGGACGCAGCGTACCTGGTGCCCGCAACCGGCCGGCGCGGCTGGCACCAGGCCACCTACTCCCCCCTGCGCTCCGGCAGCGGGGAAATCATTGGCGTGCTGTGCAGCGTGCTGGACATCACCCAGCGCAAACTGGCCGAAGAGGAATTGCGGCGGTCGGAGGAGCGTTTTTCGCGCGCCTTCCACCTCAGCCCGATTCTCATGCTGGTCAGCCGCTTGCGGGATGGGTTGATTGTCAATGCCAATGATTATTTCCTGCAATGCGTGGGGCTGAGCCGGGAGGAAGTCATCGGCAAAACCACCCTCGAGTTGGGGCTGTATGAAAATGCCGAAGTGCGCCGCCAGCTCACCGAGCCCCTGCGCCGCGGCGAGACGGTGCGCAACCTGGAAGTTGGACTCCGCCTCAAACAGGGCCGCATGGACTGCCTGATTTCCGCCGCGGCCGTGGACATGGGCGGGGAGCCGCATATTTTGTCGCTCGCCCTGGACATCACCGAGCGCAAGCGCGCCGAGCAGGCCATCCGCGAATCCCGCGAGCAGCTCCGCGCGCTGGCCGACCGGCTGGAAATGGTGCGCGAGGAGGAGCGCCGGCAAATTGCCCGCGAAATCCATGATGACCTGGGCCAGTGCCTCACCAGCCTCAAGCTGGACCTGGCCTGGGTGGCGCGCAATCTCCAGCGCGACCCGGCCGCCGTCGAGGCGCGCCTGGCCGACATGATGCAAGTCATGGACCAGACCATCCAATCGGTGCGCCGCATCTCCAGTGAATTGCGCCCGGGCGTGCTGGACGATCTGGGATTGCCCGCCGCCATCGAATGGCAGGCGCAGGAGTTCGAGCGCCGCACCGGCATCCCCTGCCAGGTGCACTGCGACGAAGGGCTGGACCAACTGGAATCCCGCTGCGCCACGGCGTTGTTCCGCATCCTCCAGGAGTCCCTCACCAACATCATCCGCCATGCGCAGGCTTCGCGGGTGCGCGTGAGCCTGACGCAGGAAAATGACCACGTCATTCTGCGCGTGCGCGACAACGGCCGCGGCCTGCCGCCCAAACATTTGATGCGGACCGACGGGCTGGGGCTGCTCAGCATGCGCGAGCGCGCCGCCGCGCTGGGCGGCCGCTTTGCCATCGCCAGCCGGCGGGAGCGCGGCACCACCATTGTGGCCAGCATCCCGTTGCACGCCAAACCGCCCGAGTCACGCCCGCTGCCGGAGCCGCCGGCGCCCGAGGCCGCCGCTGAAGATTAGACCGCGCATGCACCGCCTCTACCGGGTTTTGCTGCTGATTGAGTCCTCCCGCGCCTCCGGGCGCAGCCTGTTGCGCGGCATTGCCGGCTTTGCCCGCCACCACGGCCGCTGGCTGTGCCACTGGGAAACCGGCGGGCTGGAAAAAGCCTGGCCGCATCTGCGCACCTTTCAGGCCGACGGCATCATCATGCGGGACGTGGACCGCGTGGAGGAAGCCATGGAATACCACGTGCCCCTGGTGGTGGTGGGGCACAGCCGCCATGAGGTGCCGGGCGTCGTCAATCTGGTTTCCAACTCGGAGACCATCGGTCGCCTGGGGGCGGAGCATCTGTTGAACTGCGGGCTGAAACACCTGGCCTTCTACGGCCTGTCGGGCGTGCCCTGGAGCGAGGAGCGCGCCGCCAGTTTCTCCGCCCGCGTGGCCGCCGCCGGGTTGGCCGCGCACCATTATCAAACCCCGCCCGGCACTTCCGGCGAAGACGAGCGCCGGGGGCTGGCCGAGTGGCTGCTGCGCCTGCCGCATCCGGTGGGAATCATGGCCTGCAATGACGACCACGGCCAGCAAGTCATCGAAGCCGCCAAACTGGCCGGCTTGCGCCTGCCGGATGAAGTGGCCGTGCTGGGGGTGGACAATGATGAGTTGGTGTGCGAGTTGAGCTCCCCGCCCATGTCCTCGGTGGCCGTCAATTTTGAGCGCGCCGGTTATGAGAGCGCGCAACTGCTCGACCGCCTGATGCGCGGCCAGCAGCCGTCCACCAACCGCATCGTGGCGCAGGCGGTGGGCGTCATCACCCGGCAGTCCACGGATATTCTGGCGGTGCAGGACCCCCGCCTGGCCGCGGCCCTGCGCTTCATCCGCACCCACGCGGACGCCCCGCTGACCGTCTCGGAGGTGGCCCGCGCCGCCGGCATGTCGCGCCGCGCGCTGGAAAAACAATTTCGCGCGCTGCTGGACCGTTCAATCCGCCGCGAGATTGCGCGGGTGCGCGTGGAGCGCATTTGCCGTTTGCTGGAGGAAACCAACCGCCCAATCAGTCACATTGCGGAGGCCATGGGCTTTCAGGGGCAGGAGCATTTTGCCCGGTATTTCCGCGCGGAAAAAGGCATGACGCCGCTGGCCTACCGGCGCAAGTTTGCCCGCTGGTAAGGATTCGCGCCACCCCCCTCTCCGCCGCCCGCCGGCGTGGGGGCAGCGCCAAAGCGGTCTTTTTCCGGCGCATAATCGGGATTGGGCAGGGGCAATTGCGCGCCCACCTCCCGGCGCCAGGCCTCCAAGCGCGCCCGCAACCGGGCCGCCAGTTCGGGGCGGGCGGCGGCCAGATTCTGTTGTTCGCCCACATCGTTCTTCAGGTCATACAATTCCAGGCGGCGGTCCTCAAAAAACTCGACCAGCCGGAAATCCCCTTCGCGTATGGCGCTGTACGGCGTGGCGCCGCCGGGATGATAATGCGGGTAATGCCAGAACAAAGCGGTGCGCTTCAAGCTGCCGCTGCCACGCAACAACGGCACCAGGCTCTCCCCATCCACCACCTGCCCCGGACGCAATGGCGCCCCCGCGATTTCCAGAATCGTCGGATAAAAATCCATGCTGATGATGGGCGTGTCATTCACGCTGCCGGGCTTCGTCACCCCGGGCCACTTCACCATGGCCATGACGCGCACGCCCCCTTCGTAAGCCGAGCCTTTGCCGTCGCGCAGGGGCGCATTATCCGTCACCGGTTTCAACCCGCCATTGTCCGAGGTGAAAAAGACAATCGTGCGCTGCTCCAGTTGTAATTCGGCCAGCTTGTGCAAAATCCGGCCCAGACTGTCATCCACGCTCTCCACCAGCGCGGCATAAGCCGCATTGGTTTGCCGGGAGCCAGGGGGCACGCGCGCCTGGTACTTTGCCCGCACCTCTTCTTTGGCCTGAATGGGCGTGTGCACGGCGTAGTGCGGCAGGTACAGGAAAAACGGCCGTTGCCGGTTGGCCTCGATAAACCGGCAGGCCTCCGCGGCTTCGCGGTCCGTCAAAAACTCACCCGGCGGGCCTTCAGGCAGAGTGGCGATTTTATAGGGGGCAAAATAACTGGGTGGCTGGCCGCGGTCCGTGCCCCCAAGGTTCAGGTCGAAGCCGTGCTTCTCCGGGTAATAATTCGTGCCGCCCAGATGCCACTTGCCGATGCTCGCGGTGGCGTAGCCCAGGGGTTTGAGCGCCTCGGCCAGGGTGATTTCCTCATGCGGCAAATACTTTTTCCAATCAGGCGGCTTAAGCCGGGCGTAGGGGCGCCGATGCCCGGCAATCCAATCGGTGAGATGCAACCGGGCCGGATATTTGCCGGTCAAAATGGCCGCGCGCGTGGGCGAACAGACCGTGCAGGCGGCATAGGCTTGCGTGAACCGCATGCCCTCCC
This is a stretch of genomic DNA from Fontisphaera persica. It encodes these proteins:
- a CDS encoding PAS domain-containing protein, yielding MSEPEPANAGNQYAAQRLTPAMCQALLESLGDRLVLVDRHLRVQWGNATFARLAGFSPASLEGQFLGDLLKGEHLGALRALILQAFAGHPQRLPYLCLDFTHSHATGWFTILVRPVSSPEGAISAVLLQLREMPMAEDTTVLLRENGPLYPAPPANEQPGCLHEPFPGCFLRPENVDQQQLLMLLNAARESILLLDRQGRVLIANRTTAERLGLEVKDLVGRSIADFLPPEVARQRFQWGEHALQTGTSVFFEDQRAGRWLEHRFTPIFDADGKPCCLACFSRDITERKKAESDRDQLLAELLEFQSRLRAVLEGAGESILLLDADGRVVLANPAAAMRLGDAPGELIGRRFWDFLPTDIQTETQSFFQQLVAQGEATTVEGEFGGLYYEASFYPVRGPGEKVLYVALFGRDVTPRKKMELQIEHQRRQLQTLLDHAPIFLWAMDAEGIIQTAEGSVLLSLGLQPRQVVGVSIFTVVQDQPEFTAACRRALRGERVSLRHEWHGRVFDTRILPLPQDRGGVQSSVGIMLDVTGRVQAERALMERLEFESTLLAISSRFVGPCHLDQAIQQSLADLGRFCQASRAYLFRFSEDGKFISNTHEWCADGVRPEIQNLQNLPRERVRWSMDLLERQGVLHIPDVSRLPPEARQEQEILQAQSITSLLMVAVPVQGRFSGFIGFDDVTGMVRWGPQHEGVLRLFSEVLANVLERHLAEEALRTSENFNRAIVQAAASGLAVFDRQLRCRLWNPYLERITGISSAQAMGQYLQAMIWLAGDQTPEELLRRALAGEVREGADAAYLVPATGRRGWHQATYSPLRSGSGEIIGVLCSVLDITQRKLAEEELRRSEERFSRAFHLSPILMLVSRLRDGLIVNANDYFLQCVGLSREEVIGKTTLELGLYENAEVRRQLTEPLRRGETVRNLEVGLRLKQGRMDCLISAAAVDMGGEPHILSLALDITERKRAEQAIRESREQLRALADRLEMVREEERRQIAREIHDDLGQCLTSLKLDLAWVARNLQRDPAAVEARLADMMQVMDQTIQSVRRISSELRPGVLDDLGLPAAIEWQAQEFERRTGIPCQVHCDEGLDQLESRCATALFRILQESLTNIIRHAQASRVRVSLTQENDHVILRVRDNGRGLPPKHLMRTDGLGLLSMRERAAALGGRFAIASRRERGTTIVASIPLHAKPPESRPLPEPPAPEAAAED
- a CDS encoding xylose operon transcription regulator XylR translates to MHRLYRVLLLIESSRASGRSLLRGIAGFARHHGRWLCHWETGGLEKAWPHLRTFQADGIIMRDVDRVEEAMEYHVPLVVVGHSRHEVPGVVNLVSNSETIGRLGAEHLLNCGLKHLAFYGLSGVPWSEERAASFSARVAAAGLAAHHYQTPPGTSGEDERRGLAEWLLRLPHPVGIMACNDDHGQQVIEAAKLAGLRLPDEVAVLGVDNDELVCELSSPPMSSVAVNFERAGYESAQLLDRLMRGQQPSTNRIVAQAVGVITRQSTDILAVQDPRLAAALRFIRTHADAPLTVSEVARAAGMSRRALEKQFRALLDRSIRREIARVRVERICRLLEETNRPISHIAEAMGFQGQEHFARYFRAEKGMTPLAYRRKFARW
- a CDS encoding sulfatase, with amino-acid sequence MKRAILGCLGLMAGVLGLCFPAHPAAPAPPNFIFILVDDLGWTDAGCYGSRFYQTPHMDRLAREGMRFTQAYAACTVCSPTRAAILTGKYPARLHLTDWIAGHRRPYARLKPPDWKKYLPHEEITLAEALKPLGYATASIGKWHLGGTNYYPEKHGFDLNLGGTDRGQPPSYFAPYKIATLPEGPPGEFLTDREAAEACRFIEANRQRPFFLYLPHYAVHTPIQAKEEVRAKYQARVPPGSRQTNAAYAALVESVDDSLGRILHKLAELQLEQRTIVFFTSDNGGLKPVTDNAPLRDGKGSAYEGGVRVMAMVKWPGVTKPGSVNDTPIISMDFYPTILEIAGAPLRPGQVVDGESLVPLLRGSGSLKRTALFWHYPHYHPGGATPYSAIREGDFRLVEFFEDRRLELYDLKNDVGEQQNLAAARPELAARLRARLEAWRREVGAQLPLPNPDYAPEKDRFGAAPTPAGGGEGGGANPYQRANLRR